In Mycobacterium stomatepiae, the following are encoded in one genomic region:
- a CDS encoding Zn-dependent alcohol dehydrogenase, which yields MKSRAAILHDVGGPWSVEDFELDAPRAGEVLVEMAAAGMCHSDDHILKGDMSAPNEMLRSLGLPTMFPMIGGHEGSGVVREVGDGVTEFVPGDHVVMSFVAVCGQCRWCASGMEYICDMGASVLTPGMPTDGTYRHHTADGKPLGHLAKVGAFSKHTVVSMNSLVKIEPHLPLVPSALLSCAIPTGFGSVTNRSNMRPGDAVVVIGVGGIGTGAIQGARVGGAAHIVAVDPVEFKQKSALRFGATHTAATAVEAIDLVRELSYGVMADAVVVSPSLITPEDVRDAVRLTRKGGTCVLTGMTSQLTSSVNIDLQDFILSNKSLAGTVFGSCNPRADVFRLARLYQTGQLQLDEMITRRYRLDDINEAYDDLRNGKIVRGVIDFGIE from the coding sequence ATGAAAAGCCGGGCGGCGATCCTGCACGACGTCGGCGGGCCCTGGTCTGTCGAGGATTTCGAACTGGACGCGCCGCGCGCGGGCGAGGTTCTGGTCGAGATGGCCGCGGCCGGGATGTGCCACTCCGACGATCACATACTCAAGGGCGACATGTCGGCGCCCAACGAGATGCTGCGCTCGCTCGGATTGCCCACCATGTTCCCGATGATCGGCGGTCACGAAGGTTCGGGTGTCGTGCGCGAAGTGGGGGACGGCGTAACGGAATTCGTGCCGGGTGACCACGTGGTGATGTCGTTCGTCGCGGTGTGCGGCCAATGCCGCTGGTGCGCGAGCGGTATGGAGTACATCTGCGACATGGGTGCCAGCGTGCTGACGCCGGGCATGCCGACCGACGGGACCTACCGCCATCACACCGCCGACGGTAAGCCGCTGGGCCACCTGGCCAAGGTGGGAGCGTTTTCCAAACACACTGTGGTGTCAATGAATTCGCTGGTGAAGATCGAGCCACACCTGCCGCTGGTGCCCAGCGCGCTGTTGTCCTGCGCGATACCGACCGGGTTCGGTTCGGTGACCAACCGCTCCAACATGCGACCGGGTGACGCCGTCGTCGTGATCGGTGTCGGTGGAATCGGTACGGGCGCGATCCAGGGCGCCCGGGTAGGCGGTGCCGCGCACATCGTCGCGGTCGATCCGGTGGAATTCAAACAGAAGTCGGCGTTGCGGTTCGGCGCCACTCACACCGCCGCAACCGCGGTCGAGGCAATCGATCTGGTGCGCGAGCTGAGCTACGGCGTGATGGCCGACGCCGTCGTGGTCTCGCCGTCACTGATCACGCCCGAGGATGTCCGCGACGCGGTGCGACTCACCCGCAAGGGCGGAACCTGCGTGCTGACCGGCATGACCTCGCAGTTGACCAGCTCGGTGAACATCGACCTGCAGGACTTCATCCTGTCGAACAAGTCGCTCGCCGGCACCGTATTCGGTTCGTGCAACCCGAGGGCCGACGTCTTCCGGCTGGCCCGGCTCTACCAGACCGGCCAGCTGCAGCTCGACGAGATGATCACCCGGCGATACCGGCTCGACGACATCAACGAAGCCTACGACGATCTGCGCAACGGCAAGATCGTCCGGGGCGTCATCGATTTCGGCATCGAATAG
- a CDS encoding YhgE/Pip domain-containing protein produces MLAGLAFGSELKRFGRNRLTRVAIVVLMLLPLVYGALYLWAFWDPFGHTNKMPVALVNSDRGAMINGEQFNAGAEIAKSLTADGGLDWHVVDLSEARRGVDHGKYYFMVELPPDFSESIASPVTGQPKKANLIAVYNDANNYISTSIGRTAISQVLNAVSDRISGHAVNHMLSVVVSSGAGIKQAADGAARLDDGAGQLLSGLDSARSGSAKLADGARQLSDGINQATDPLLAITGALSQISGNTQQLQQGASALQQANDQIGAIATAQDAAANSLSSVIDQLSARQDPLANNLRGVQDQLRGHQFTPQIRQQLTDAQNAAIAMTSALRGPGSPLGSALDQVGNRGRELTSKLTQLRDGAQQLAAGNAELAGGIAKLDDGARQLKAGSAELATKLADGAKQLPNWTTQQKDAVADTIGGPVQLEASHENAAPNFGTGMAPFFLTLALFFGALVLWMVLRPLQSRPIAAEVLALRVVLASYLPAAAIALFQAVILYCVVRFALGMHAVHPVAMLGFMVLISAAFVAATQAINALVGPAVGRVLIMALLMLQLVSAGGMYPVETTSRPFQILHRFDPMTYGVNGLRQLILGGIDVRLWQAIVVLVVITAVSLAISSVSARRDRTWNVSRLIPAIKM; encoded by the coding sequence ATGCTGGCTGGACTCGCATTCGGTTCGGAGCTAAAGCGTTTCGGTCGCAACCGGCTGACGCGGGTGGCGATCGTCGTGCTGATGCTGTTGCCGTTGGTGTATGGGGCGCTCTACCTGTGGGCATTCTGGGATCCTTTCGGCCACACCAACAAAATGCCGGTGGCACTGGTCAATTCGGACCGTGGCGCCATGATCAACGGGGAGCAGTTCAACGCCGGCGCAGAGATCGCCAAAAGCCTGACCGCGGACGGCGGCTTGGACTGGCACGTCGTGGACTTATCGGAGGCGCGCAGGGGGGTCGACCACGGCAAGTACTACTTCATGGTCGAATTGCCGCCCGACTTCAGCGAGTCGATCGCGTCGCCGGTGACCGGGCAACCCAAGAAGGCCAACCTGATCGCCGTCTACAACGACGCCAACAACTACATCTCGACGAGCATCGGTCGCACCGCGATCAGCCAGGTGCTCAACGCCGTGTCCGACCGGATCTCCGGACACGCAGTCAATCACATGCTCTCGGTGGTGGTTTCGTCCGGGGCGGGTATCAAGCAGGCAGCCGACGGGGCGGCTCGACTCGACGACGGCGCGGGTCAGCTGTTGAGCGGTCTTGACTCCGCGAGGTCGGGCTCGGCGAAGCTCGCCGACGGCGCCCGGCAACTCTCGGACGGAATCAACCAGGCCACCGACCCGCTGCTCGCGATAACCGGTGCGCTGTCGCAGATCAGCGGCAATACGCAGCAACTGCAACAGGGTGCCAGCGCGCTGCAGCAGGCCAACGATCAGATCGGTGCGATCGCCACCGCGCAGGACGCCGCCGCCAACTCGCTGTCGTCGGTGATCGATCAGCTTTCCGCGCGACAGGATCCGCTGGCGAACAACCTGCGCGGCGTTCAGGATCAGCTTCGGGGACATCAGTTCACGCCGCAGATCCGCCAGCAGCTCACCGACGCGCAAAACGCCGCGATCGCGATGACCTCGGCCCTGCGCGGACCGGGCAGCCCGCTGGGGTCGGCCCTCGACCAAGTCGGCAATCGGGGGCGGGAGCTGACGAGCAAGCTCACCCAGCTCCGCGACGGAGCTCAGCAGCTCGCCGCCGGTAACGCCGAATTAGCCGGCGGCATAGCCAAACTCGACGACGGAGCACGGCAGCTCAAGGCGGGATCGGCCGAGCTGGCGACCAAACTTGCCGACGGGGCCAAGCAGTTACCCAACTGGACAACCCAGCAGAAGGACGCGGTCGCGGACACCATCGGTGGTCCGGTGCAACTCGAAGCTTCACACGAGAACGCCGCGCCCAACTTCGGTACCGGGATGGCGCCGTTTTTCCTGACGCTGGCCCTGTTCTTCGGCGCGTTGGTGCTGTGGATGGTGCTGCGGCCCTTGCAGAGTCGTCCGATCGCCGCAGAGGTGCTCGCGCTCCGCGTGGTGCTGGCCAGTTACCTTCCTGCGGCTGCCATCGCGCTTTTCCAGGCGGTCATTCTGTATTGCGTGGTTCGATTCGCCCTCGGGATGCACGCGGTGCATCCGGTGGCCATGTTGGGTTTCATGGTGCTGATCTCCGCGGCATTCGTGGCCGCGACGCAGGCGATCAACGCGCTGGTCGGTCCGGCGGTGGGCCGGGTGCTGATCATGGCCCTGCTGATGCTGCAGCTCGTCAGCGCCGGCGGCATGTACCCCGTGGAGACCACGTCACGGCCCTTCCAGATTTTGCATCGCTTCGACCCGATGACCTACGGCGTCAACGGGCTGCGGCAGCTCATCCTCGGCGGTATCGACGTCCGGCTCTGGCAGGCGATCGTCGTGCTGGTGGTGATAACGGCCGTCTCCCTGGCGATTTCATCGGTGTCCGCACGAAGAGACCGAACCTGGAATGTCAGCAGGCTGATCCCGGCGATCAAGATGTAG
- a CDS encoding TIGR03857 family LLM class F420-dependent oxidoreductase encodes MELWLPARSLELTNTLDELGYYLLAGAGGDGPATLMDEARRGEEHGFGTACISERWNVKEASSLVGAACAVTNRMQIATAATNHNTRHPLITGSWATTMHRLSRGRFTLGIGRGIAAIYGAFGIPAVTTAQMEDWAQVMRRLFHGELIFNHEGPMGKYPLLFLDPDFNEDIRLALVAFGPNTLELGGRAFDDVILHTYFTPETLQRCVATVKNAAEKAGRDPGSVRVWSCFATVGDHLPEQLRLKKTVARLATYLQGYGDLMVKTNDWDPAVLQRFRADAVVTSIAGGIDHKATAEQIEHIATLIPDEWLEPSATGSASACADRIRKEFEYGADALIMHGATPDELEPVVTAYRA; translated from the coding sequence CTGGAATTGTGGCTACCAGCAAGGAGTCTGGAGTTGACCAACACACTTGACGAATTGGGCTACTACCTGCTGGCCGGGGCCGGAGGTGATGGTCCGGCGACCTTGATGGACGAGGCTCGCCGCGGCGAGGAGCACGGCTTCGGCACCGCCTGCATCTCCGAGCGCTGGAACGTCAAGGAGGCGTCGTCTCTGGTCGGGGCGGCGTGCGCGGTGACCAACCGGATGCAGATCGCCACCGCCGCAACCAATCACAACACGCGGCATCCGCTGATCACCGGATCGTGGGCGACCACGATGCACCGGCTCTCGCGTGGACGGTTCACCTTGGGCATCGGCCGGGGCATCGCGGCGATCTATGGCGCCTTCGGCATCCCCGCCGTCACGACCGCGCAGATGGAGGATTGGGCCCAGGTAATGCGTCGTCTGTTCCACGGCGAGCTGATCTTCAACCATGAAGGTCCGATGGGTAAATACCCGCTCCTCTTCCTCGACCCGGACTTCAACGAGGACATCCGATTGGCGCTGGTCGCGTTCGGGCCCAACACGCTTGAGCTCGGTGGCCGCGCCTTCGATGACGTCATCCTGCACACCTACTTCACTCCGGAGACTTTGCAGCGCTGTGTCGCAACCGTCAAGAACGCAGCGGAGAAGGCCGGCCGTGACCCCGGCAGCGTGCGGGTGTGGTCGTGCTTCGCCACGGTCGGCGACCACCTTCCCGAGCAGCTACGGCTGAAGAAGACCGTCGCCCGGCTGGCCACCTACCTGCAGGGTTACGGCGACCTGATGGTCAAGACCAACGACTGGGATCCCGCCGTGCTGCAACGGTTCCGGGCCGACGCCGTCGTCACCTCGATTGCCGGCGGGATCGACCACAAGGCCACGGCCGAGCAGATCGAGCACATCGCGACGCTGATTCCCGACGAGTGGCTGGAACCGTCGGCGACCGGGTCGGCAAGTGCGTGTGCGGACCGTATTCGCAAGGAATTCGAGTACGGCGCCGACGCGTTGATCATGCACGGCGCGACACCCGACGAGCTGGAGCCGGTGGTCACCGCCTATCGCGCTTAG
- a CDS encoding TetR/AcrR family transcriptional regulator: MLLDMSPVKPPRTRPTRGEVRDRILDAASKVFAADGFAGATIDAIGQAAGFTKGAVYSNFESKDELFLALVDREFELRGEQIATVLDNSGGDTGAAANELSRSVLDSVRDHSDYYVLLVEYWLRAQRDPQLRERLIERRRSAADQAVHIVRSTDTGPSDRRLADVAQLVVTLNLGVAMEEVLRPGTINADLLTQLITALLESVPDSGD, translated from the coding sequence ATGCTGCTGGACATGTCGCCGGTCAAGCCACCTCGAACGCGCCCCACTCGTGGCGAGGTGCGCGACCGGATCCTGGATGCGGCCTCGAAAGTATTCGCCGCTGACGGATTCGCGGGTGCCACCATCGATGCGATCGGTCAGGCGGCGGGCTTCACGAAGGGTGCGGTCTACTCGAACTTCGAGTCGAAGGACGAACTGTTCCTCGCCCTGGTCGACCGCGAATTCGAGCTACGCGGCGAGCAGATCGCGACGGTGCTGGACAACAGCGGCGGTGACACCGGCGCGGCCGCAAACGAGTTGAGCCGATCGGTGCTCGACTCGGTTCGTGACCATTCCGACTATTACGTCCTGCTGGTCGAGTACTGGCTGCGCGCACAACGCGATCCGCAGCTTCGCGAGCGACTGATCGAACGCCGTCGTTCCGCCGCCGACCAAGCGGTTCACATAGTCAGATCGACCGACACCGGGCCGTCGGACCGGCGGCTGGCCGACGTCGCCCAGCTCGTCGTCACCCTTAATTTGGGCGTCGCGATGGAAGAGGTCTTGCGCCCCGGAACCATCAACGCTGACCTGCTCACGCAACTGATCACCGCGCTGCTGGAATCGGTTCCGGATTCTGGCGATTAG
- a CDS encoding cytochrome P450 has product MDDAGRVLGDPLAYTDEKRLHEALTHLRATAPVARVEVPDYKPFWAITKHADIMDIERENMLFTNWPRPVLTTTVGDELQAAAGVRTLIHLDDPQHRVIRAIGSDWFRPKAMRALRMRVDELARIYVDKMLAVGPECDFVQQVAVNYPLFVIMSLLGIPEADFARMLKLTQKLFGSDDSEFKRGSTNEDQIPALLDMFGYFNGVTAARRENPTEDLASAIANARVDGEPLSDIDTVSYYLIVATAGHDTTSATISGGLQALIENPDQLDRLRNNLDLMPLATEEMIRWVTPVKEFMRTANEDTTVRGVPIAAGDSVLLSYVSGNRDEDVFGDPFRFDVSRDPNKHLAFGYGVHFCMGAALARMEVNSFFSELVPRLKSIELTGDPELIATTFVGGLKHLPVRYSLV; this is encoded by the coding sequence ATGGACGACGCCGGAAGGGTGCTGGGGGATCCGTTGGCGTACACCGACGAGAAACGGCTACACGAGGCGCTGACTCATTTGCGCGCCACCGCGCCGGTAGCCCGGGTCGAGGTGCCGGACTACAAGCCGTTCTGGGCGATCACCAAACACGCCGACATCATGGACATCGAGCGCGAGAACATGTTGTTCACCAACTGGCCGCGGCCCGTCCTGACAACCACCGTGGGCGACGAGCTGCAAGCCGCCGCCGGGGTACGCACGTTAATCCACCTGGACGACCCGCAGCACCGGGTGATACGCGCGATCGGTTCGGACTGGTTTCGGCCAAAGGCGATGCGCGCGTTGAGGATGCGCGTCGACGAACTCGCCAGGATCTACGTGGACAAGATGCTCGCCGTCGGGCCGGAATGCGACTTCGTCCAGCAGGTCGCGGTGAACTACCCGCTGTTCGTGATCATGTCGCTCCTGGGCATCCCGGAAGCCGACTTCGCCCGGATGCTCAAGCTCACCCAGAAGCTATTCGGCAGCGACGACTCGGAGTTCAAACGCGGCAGCACGAATGAGGATCAGATTCCGGCGTTGCTCGACATGTTCGGTTACTTCAACGGCGTGACCGCGGCCCGCCGCGAGAATCCGACCGAGGATCTCGCCTCGGCGATCGCCAACGCCCGCGTCGACGGCGAGCCGCTGTCCGACATCGACACCGTGTCCTACTACCTGATCGTGGCGACGGCGGGCCACGACACCACCAGCGCGACCATCTCCGGCGGCCTGCAGGCGCTGATCGAAAACCCGGACCAGCTGGACCGGCTACGCAACAATCTCGACCTGATGCCATTGGCCACCGAGGAGATGATCCGCTGGGTCACCCCGGTCAAGGAGTTCATGCGGACCGCCAACGAGGACACCACCGTGCGCGGAGTACCGATCGCCGCAGGGGATTCCGTGCTGCTGTCCTACGTGTCGGGCAACCGCGACGAGGATGTCTTCGGCGACCCGTTCCGCTTCGACGTATCGCGTGATCCCAATAAGCATCTCGCCTTCGGCTACGGCGTGCACTTCTGCATGGGTGCCGCGCTGGCCCGCATGGAAGTCAACAGCTTCTTCTCAGAGTTGGTGCCCAGGCTCAAATCGATTGAGCTGACCGGTGATCCGGAATTGATCGCCACGACGTTCGTCGGTGGTCTCAAACACCTGCCGGTGCGCTACTCGCTGGTCTGA
- a CDS encoding LLM class F420-dependent oxidoreductase encodes MLDGPRLKIDGGIPNRLDRVVEAVGNLEHQGYDGGWTAETSHDPFLPLLLAAEHTSRLELGTNIAVAFARNPMIVANVAWDLQAYSQGRFILGLGTQIQPHIEKRFSMPWSHPARRMREFVSALHAIWSAWNGEAKLSFEGDFYTHRIMTPMFTPEQHPYSVPKVFVAGVGEVMTEMCGEVADGHLGHPMVSKRYLNEVTVPALLRGMARSGRSRGNFEVSCEVMVATGENDAELAAAMTAARKQIAFYGSTPAYSKVLALHGWGDLYAELNRLSKQGEWDAMGSLIDDEMLSAFAVVGPVDQVSAALKSRCEGVVDRVLPIFYNASRPCITAAMKEFRQ; translated from the coding sequence ATGCTTGACGGCCCCCGCCTCAAGATCGACGGCGGCATCCCCAATCGACTCGATCGCGTGGTCGAAGCCGTCGGCAACCTGGAACATCAGGGGTATGACGGTGGCTGGACCGCCGAAACCAGCCACGACCCGTTCCTGCCGCTGCTGCTGGCCGCCGAGCACACGTCGCGACTCGAGCTCGGCACCAACATCGCCGTGGCGTTCGCGCGCAATCCGATGATCGTCGCCAACGTCGCCTGGGACTTGCAGGCGTATTCGCAGGGCCGCTTCATCCTGGGGCTGGGCACCCAGATTCAGCCTCATATCGAGAAACGATTCAGCATGCCGTGGAGTCATCCGGCTCGGCGGATGCGCGAATTCGTCTCCGCGCTGCATGCCATCTGGTCCGCCTGGAACGGCGAGGCCAAGCTGAGTTTCGAGGGCGACTTCTATACCCACAGGATCATGACGCCGATGTTCACCCCGGAACAGCACCCGTATTCGGTGCCGAAGGTGTTCGTCGCGGGGGTCGGCGAGGTGATGACCGAGATGTGCGGTGAGGTCGCCGACGGCCACCTCGGTCACCCGATGGTCTCGAAGCGCTACCTCAACGAGGTGACGGTGCCGGCGCTGTTGCGCGGGATGGCGCGCAGCGGCCGCAGCCGCGGCAACTTCGAGGTGTCGTGCGAGGTGATGGTGGCGACTGGAGAAAACGACGCCGAGTTGGCGGCGGCCATGACGGCCGCGCGCAAGCAGATCGCCTTCTACGGATCCACGCCCGCCTACAGCAAGGTGCTCGCGCTGCATGGCTGGGGCGACCTGTACGCCGAGCTGAATCGCCTTTCCAAGCAGGGGGAGTGGGACGCGATGGGCTCGCTGATCGACGACGAGATGCTGTCGGCCTTCGCCGTCGTGGGCCCCGTGGACCAGGTCAGCGCCGCCCTGAAAAGCCGGTGTGAGGGCGTGGTCGACCGCGTGTTGCCGATCTTCTACAACGCTTCCCGGCCCTGTATCACCGCAGCAATGAAGGAGTTTCGCCAGTGA
- a CDS encoding cytochrome P450, producing the protein MPLSTDPVGQPVTLDFTGETSPYPFYEYMRRTDPVWHGALGDHSQMPEELRPSDEWALFGYDGVFQAFRDDRVFTSAAYEKTIGLVMGHTILAMGGKEHHDHRSLVAKAFRAAALERWEPSVIGPVCDQLIDEIKHDCHADLVKALTFEFPTRIISVLLGLPPEDLDMFRRLSLDLISIPTDIMAGLNAATELHGYFLEQVEQRRRRITNDIIGDLVAAEIDGEKLTDDAIIAFLRLLLPAGLETTYRSSDNLLYLLLTHPEQLEMVRQDRSLIPAAIEEGLRVETPLTMVMRTTTEEVEIGGKTIPAGAQIDMCMGSANRDESRWPDANRFDIHRPRQAHIAFAGGIHMCLGMHLARLETRVMLNSLLDRVSDLAFVPDDGTGEESRIIGLTFRSPNKLPVTFTPAA; encoded by the coding sequence ATGCCGTTAAGCACCGACCCCGTCGGCCAGCCCGTCACCCTCGATTTCACCGGTGAGACCAGTCCCTATCCGTTCTACGAGTACATGCGGCGTACCGATCCGGTCTGGCACGGCGCGCTCGGGGATCACTCTCAGATGCCGGAGGAGCTGCGGCCGAGCGACGAGTGGGCGCTGTTCGGCTATGACGGTGTGTTCCAAGCCTTCCGCGACGATCGGGTGTTCACGTCGGCCGCCTACGAGAAGACCATCGGTTTGGTCATGGGTCACACCATCCTGGCGATGGGCGGCAAGGAACACCACGACCATCGCAGCTTGGTGGCCAAGGCTTTTCGAGCCGCCGCGCTGGAACGATGGGAGCCGTCGGTCATCGGTCCGGTGTGCGACCAGCTGATCGACGAAATCAAGCACGACTGTCACGCCGACCTGGTGAAGGCGCTGACGTTCGAGTTCCCGACCCGGATCATCTCGGTGCTGCTCGGGCTGCCCCCGGAGGATCTCGACATGTTCCGGCGGCTGTCGCTTGACCTCATCTCGATTCCGACCGACATCATGGCGGGGCTCAACGCCGCGACCGAGTTGCATGGCTACTTCCTCGAGCAGGTGGAGCAGCGCCGGCGCCGGATCACCAACGACATCATCGGCGACCTGGTCGCCGCCGAGATCGACGGCGAGAAACTCACCGACGACGCGATCATCGCGTTCTTGCGCCTGCTGCTGCCTGCCGGGCTGGAGACGACCTACCGGTCGTCGGACAACCTGTTGTACCTGCTGCTGACCCACCCCGAGCAACTGGAGATGGTCCGGCAGGACCGGTCGCTGATCCCGGCCGCGATCGAGGAAGGCCTGCGAGTCGAGACGCCACTGACCATGGTCATGCGCACCACCACCGAGGAAGTCGAAATCGGCGGCAAGACAATCCCCGCGGGCGCGCAGATCGACATGTGCATGGGCTCCGCCAATCGAGACGAAAGTCGTTGGCCCGACGCCAATCGCTTCGATATCCACCGGCCGCGCCAGGCGCACATCGCGTTCGCCGGCGGCATCCACATGTGCCTGGGAATGCATTTGGCCCGGCTGGAAACCCGGGTCATGTTGAACAGTCTGCTCGACCGGGTTTCGGATCTCGCGTTCGTTCCCGACGACGGCACCGGTGAGGAGTCCAGGATCATCGGTCTCACCTTCCGGTCGCCGAACAAGCTCCCCGTCACGTTCACCCCCGCCGCATGA
- a CDS encoding amidohydrolase family protein: MVIDTNVQPHFRYNAEIRRYLPDVHRLRAIPDVEQQWYQAPGGDYRQDLYGEHYPGSDPETLSRHVLEDSGVDYAILNPLTRGNIADYLLNSRICAAVNDWLLDRWLEPDTTDRFRGTIRVNPEDPRGAVAEIERLADHPKLVQVGVPMQSREPYGKPMFEPIWEAAAAHGLPVAVHINGGNGVDFAPTFAGHAHTYPGYAAFMPLNYFVHLSTLIVEGVFGRLPGLKFVFADGGYDILTPLLWRLDTFWLSMRDQTPWVDRYPSEYLPGHVRFCSSAFDGPPEASHTQRWMEFSGKSELLMYGSSYPHWSASPPAALAENLDEAQREKVLWRNASELYGLGARERAQ; the protein is encoded by the coding sequence ATGGTTATAGATACCAATGTGCAGCCGCACTTCCGCTACAACGCCGAGATCCGGCGCTACCTCCCCGACGTCCATCGACTGCGCGCGATCCCCGATGTCGAGCAGCAGTGGTATCAAGCCCCGGGCGGCGACTACCGACAAGACCTCTACGGCGAGCACTACCCGGGATCGGATCCCGAAACCCTGAGTCGCCACGTGCTTGAAGACTCCGGGGTTGACTACGCAATCTTGAACCCGTTGACGCGCGGCAACATCGCCGATTACCTGCTCAACAGCAGGATCTGCGCCGCGGTCAACGACTGGCTGCTCGATCGCTGGCTCGAGCCCGACACCACCGACCGGTTTCGGGGCACCATCCGGGTCAATCCCGAAGACCCGCGCGGCGCGGTCGCCGAGATCGAACGGCTGGCCGATCATCCGAAGCTGGTGCAAGTCGGTGTTCCGATGCAGTCGCGCGAGCCGTACGGCAAGCCGATGTTCGAGCCCATCTGGGAGGCCGCCGCGGCGCACGGACTGCCCGTCGCGGTGCACATCAACGGAGGCAACGGCGTCGACTTTGCGCCCACCTTCGCCGGACACGCGCACACCTACCCCGGATACGCGGCCTTCATGCCGCTGAACTACTTCGTGCATCTGTCCACGCTGATCGTCGAGGGCGTGTTCGGCCGGCTCCCCGGACTGAAATTCGTCTTCGCCGACGGCGGCTACGACATCCTCACCCCGTTGCTGTGGCGGCTCGACACGTTCTGGCTGTCGATGCGCGACCAGACCCCGTGGGTAGACCGCTATCCCAGTGAGTACCTGCCGGGCCATGTCCGGTTCTGCTCGTCGGCATTCGACGGGCCACCCGAGGCGAGCCACACGCAGCGCTGGATGGAGTTCAGCGGCAAGTCGGAGCTGTTGATGTACGGGTCGAGCTATCCGCACTGGTCCGCGTCGCCGCCGGCGGCGCTGGCCGAAAACCTCGATGAAGCCCAGCGCGAGAAGGTGTTGTGGCGAAACGCGAGTGAGCTTTACGGGCTTGGAGCAAGGGAGCGAGCGCAATGA
- a CDS encoding Rieske (2Fe-2S) protein translates to MAQRRFVCFLDELPPGEMKLVDIGKFGVGVYNVRGALYAIVNYCSHEGAPLCLGLLGGTTESAPEAPGGIRRVRDGQIVRCPWHNWEFDITTGQNLADPKRRVRTYPVDVTDEEVYLTA, encoded by the coding sequence GTGGCCCAGCGGCGATTCGTGTGCTTCCTCGACGAGCTGCCGCCCGGCGAGATGAAACTCGTCGACATCGGCAAGTTCGGCGTGGGCGTGTACAACGTGCGCGGCGCCCTGTACGCGATCGTGAACTACTGCTCGCACGAAGGCGCCCCGCTCTGCCTGGGTCTGCTCGGGGGCACCACCGAGTCGGCGCCGGAGGCACCCGGCGGGATACGCCGGGTGCGCGACGGACAGATCGTCCGATGCCCTTGGCACAACTGGGAATTCGATATCACCACCGGGCAGAACCTCGCCGACCCAAAGCGCCGCGTGCGGACTTACCCGGTCGACGTCACCGACGAAGAAGTGTACCTCACCGCATGA
- a CDS encoding quinone oxidoreductase family protein, with translation MHAIEVRELGGPEVLSYIEISPPSPGPGEVLIKAEAIGVNFIDTYFRTGLYPHELPFVLGAEVAGTVAATGSGVTGFRVGDRVATADAIGSYAEYCIAPADLVAVLPDDVASDVAAAALLKGMTAHLLVKSVYPVQPGDTVLLHAGAGGVGLILTQWATSLGGRVITTASTPAKAELSRQAGAVEVLDYPDDPQEFGAKVRALTDGGAEAVYDGVGKSTFDASLASLSVRGTLALFGAASGPVAPLDPQRLNAAGSVYLTRPSRAHFVRGRAEFAWRTGELFEAIAAGVITVTVSARYPLAQAADAHRDLQARKTVGSVVLTP, from the coding sequence ATGCATGCAATCGAAGTCAGAGAGCTGGGTGGGCCGGAAGTTCTTTCCTACATTGAGATCTCACCACCCTCCCCCGGCCCCGGTGAGGTGTTGATCAAGGCCGAGGCGATCGGCGTGAACTTCATAGACACTTACTTCCGGACCGGGTTGTATCCGCACGAGTTGCCATTCGTGCTAGGCGCGGAGGTGGCCGGCACCGTGGCAGCAACGGGTTCCGGCGTCACCGGATTTCGGGTGGGCGACCGGGTCGCTACCGCGGACGCCATCGGCTCCTACGCCGAATATTGCATTGCGCCAGCAGATCTCGTTGCCGTGTTGCCCGACGATGTTGCTTCCGATGTCGCGGCCGCGGCTTTGCTGAAAGGCATGACGGCGCACTTGCTGGTCAAGTCGGTGTATCCAGTGCAGCCCGGCGACACCGTGTTGCTGCACGCCGGTGCGGGCGGGGTCGGCCTGATCCTGACGCAGTGGGCAACCAGCCTGGGCGGGCGCGTCATCACCACGGCGTCCACCCCGGCCAAAGCGGAGCTTTCGCGCCAAGCCGGCGCGGTCGAGGTGCTCGACTATCCCGACGACCCGCAGGAGTTCGGCGCGAAAGTCCGTGCGCTGACCGACGGCGGTGCGGAGGCCGTGTACGACGGTGTCGGCAAATCCACCTTCGACGCCAGCCTGGCCAGCCTGTCCGTGCGCGGAACACTCGCACTCTTCGGCGCCGCCAGCGGGCCGGTCGCGCCGCTGGATCCCCAGCGACTGAACGCGGCCGGCTCGGTGTACCTCACCAGGCCGTCGCGGGCCCACTTCGTGCGCGGCCGCGCCGAGTTCGCCTGGCGAACAGGGGAATTGTTCGAGGCAATCGCCGCCGGCGTCATCACGGTGACGGTGAGCGCCCGCTACCCGCTTGCGCAAGCGGCCGACGCGCACCGAGACCTCCAGGCGCGCAAGACCGTCGGATCGGTGGTGCTCACACCCTAG